One genomic window of Corynebacterium diphtheriae includes the following:
- a CDS encoding ribokinase, with amino-acid sequence MSSSMTVVGSINADVSIQVARHPSPGETLLGHDSTISPGGKGANQAVAAALQGATVSFVGAVGNDTYADHALKILRSSGVNLDAVEAIDGNTGVAYIQVSDDGENSIIVIPGANAHVTADYVEHHRKPIEDADIVLLQGEIPADGFSAAVQAARGTVVVNLAPVIDVDRDCLLRADPLMANEHEAALILEQLGAPVTSEDPHVLIEALRSQGFASVVLTLGGHGALVADASGVTPIATPYVTAVDTTGAGDAFAGAFVARRLQGDSLIDAATFAARVGAFSVQGRGAQTSYPSDSDTLPAV; translated from the coding sequence ATGTCCTCATCTATGACTGTTGTTGGTTCGATCAACGCTGACGTCAGCATCCAAGTAGCACGACATCCCAGCCCAGGCGAAACCCTCCTTGGCCACGACTCCACCATCAGCCCAGGCGGCAAAGGCGCAAACCAAGCCGTTGCCGCCGCGCTGCAAGGTGCAACTGTGTCGTTCGTAGGCGCGGTAGGAAACGACACCTATGCCGACCACGCACTGAAAATCCTGCGATCTTCCGGCGTGAACTTAGACGCGGTCGAAGCAATCGACGGCAATACCGGCGTTGCTTATATTCAAGTTTCTGATGACGGCGAAAACAGCATCATCGTTATCCCCGGCGCGAACGCGCATGTCACCGCGGACTACGTGGAACACCATCGTAAGCCCATCGAGGATGCCGACATCGTGCTCTTACAGGGTGAGATTCCCGCGGATGGTTTTAGCGCCGCAGTGCAGGCAGCTCGAGGCACCGTGGTAGTCAATCTTGCGCCTGTGATTGATGTCGATCGTGACTGCCTCCTGCGCGCGGATCCGTTGATGGCTAATGAGCATGAGGCGGCGTTGATTCTAGAGCAACTCGGCGCTCCTGTAACCAGCGAGGATCCCCACGTTCTCATCGAAGCGTTGCGTTCTCAAGGTTTTGCCTCCGTGGTGTTGACCCTTGGTGGACATGGCGCGCTGGTCGCCGATGCTTCTGGTGTGACACCGATTGCCACCCCATACGTCACAGCAGTAGACACCACGGGTGCTGGTGACGCATTCGCAGGGGCTTTCGTGGCACGTCGTTTGCAAGGAGACTCGCTTATCGACGCCGCCACGTTCGCAGCCCGTGTCGGAGCGTTCTCCGTTCAGGGTCGCGGGGCGCAAACTTCTTATCCTTCTGACTCCGATACGCTGCCCGCGGTGTAG
- a CDS encoding acyl-CoA carboxylase subunit epsilon, translating to MSDSVSDAQAQSTPESAQQKPILRVVKGNPDPTQVATLTALFASMADNAAQQSKQERERNLWGSIEERLQRPRTYNPTAFRNMSFF from the coding sequence ATGTCTGACTCAGTATCTGACGCACAAGCTCAGTCAACGCCAGAGAGCGCACAGCAAAAGCCGATTCTGCGTGTTGTTAAAGGCAACCCCGATCCAACACAAGTAGCTACCCTGACGGCCCTTTTTGCGTCCATGGCAGATAATGCTGCACAGCAATCCAAGCAAGAGCGCGAACGCAACTTGTGGGGAAGCATAGAAGAGCGCCTTCAGCGCCCCAGAACCTACAACCCCACCGCGTTTAGAAACATGAGCTTCTTCTAA
- a CDS encoding sulfurtransferase, with translation MPAPFDPHPQFQEYAHPEKLVSASWLSARLGTKGLRVVESDEDSLLYDIGHIPGAVRIDWAKDLNDATIRDYISAKDFAALMDAKGIARDDTVVIYGDKSNWWATFTLWIFELFGHEDVRILNGGRDAWMAEERDTSYAVPEYPATGYPVVTDTSAPARIFVDELVSKLGTQQLIDVRSESEYAGTTDNDYPSSGVLRSGHIPTAVNIPWNKSVHPNSRFRSFSELSEIYGGLDKNAETVTYCQVGDRAAHTWFVLKYLLGHDIARTYDGSWAEWGNMIRMPIAKGEEPGVAP, from the coding sequence ATGCCAGCACCATTCGATCCACACCCACAGTTCCAGGAGTACGCACACCCCGAAAAGCTCGTCTCCGCCTCGTGGCTGAGCGCTCGCCTAGGCACTAAAGGCCTTCGCGTTGTGGAATCCGACGAGGACTCACTCCTCTACGACATCGGACACATCCCCGGTGCCGTACGCATCGACTGGGCCAAAGACCTTAACGACGCCACCATCCGCGATTACATCAGCGCCAAGGATTTCGCAGCGCTCATGGACGCTAAAGGCATCGCCCGAGACGACACCGTAGTGATCTACGGCGACAAGTCCAACTGGTGGGCAACCTTTACCCTATGGATCTTCGAGCTCTTCGGCCATGAGGATGTCCGTATCCTCAACGGTGGCCGAGACGCATGGATGGCCGAAGAACGCGACACCTCGTATGCCGTTCCGGAGTACCCCGCAACCGGCTACCCCGTTGTCACCGATACCAGCGCACCAGCGCGCATTTTTGTCGACGAGCTCGTGAGCAAACTGGGCACGCAACAGCTTATCGACGTCCGCAGTGAATCCGAATATGCGGGCACCACAGACAATGATTACCCCTCATCTGGGGTGTTACGGAGCGGCCATATCCCAACCGCAGTGAACATTCCATGGAATAAGTCAGTACACCCGAACAGCCGGTTCCGCTCCTTTTCCGAACTCAGTGAGATCTACGGTGGACTCGACAAAAATGCCGAAACCGTCACCTACTGTCAAGTAGGCGACCGCGCAGCACACACTTGGTTCGTCCTAAAGTACCTGCTTGGACACGACATTGCCCGCACTTACGACGGATCTTGGGCCGAATGGGGCAACATGATTCGCATGCCTATCGCGAAAGGCGAAGAGCCCGGCGTGGCACCCTAG
- a CDS encoding acyl-CoA carboxylase subunit beta, with the protein MTAATINDAGAQTPDLTTTAGKLADLRARIAETQAPMGPASIEKVHAKGKKTARERIEYLLDEGSFVEVDALARHRSKNFGLDAKRPVTDGVVTGYGTIDGRKVCVFSQDGAVFGGALGEVYGEKIVKIMDLAIKTGVPLIGINEGAGARIQEGVVSLGLYSKIFYRNTLASGVIPQISLIMGACAGGHVYSPALTDFIIMVDKTSKMFITGPDVIKTVTGEEVTQEELGGAHTHMATSGTSHYTASDDADALDWVRDLVGFLPSNNRAEAPREPAEIMVGSIKENITDSDLELDTIIPDSPNQPYDMKDVITRILDDGDFFEIQENYAGNIIVGFGRVEGRSVGIVANQPTEFAGCLDIKAAEKAARFIRTCDAFNVPIIEFVDVPGFLPGTSQEYDGIIRRGAKLLYAYSEATVGKITVITRKSYGGAYCVMGSKDMGADLVLAWPTAQIAVMGAAGAVGFIYRKEIKAAAAEGKDMLAVAKEYEREYEETLVNPYMAAERGYVDAVIPPSETRGQIIEGLRLLDRKVVNVPAKKHGNIPL; encoded by the coding sequence ATGACTGCCGCAACGATTAACGACGCAGGGGCCCAAACCCCCGACCTGACAACGACCGCAGGCAAGCTTGCGGATCTTCGTGCACGTATCGCAGAAACCCAAGCTCCTATGGGTCCTGCATCCATCGAAAAAGTTCACGCAAAGGGCAAGAAGACCGCCCGTGAGCGCATTGAGTACCTCCTTGATGAAGGCTCCTTTGTAGAGGTTGACGCTCTCGCCCGTCACCGCTCTAAGAACTTCGGTCTTGATGCCAAGCGCCCCGTTACCGATGGCGTGGTCACCGGCTACGGCACTATCGACGGTCGCAAGGTCTGCGTTTTCTCCCAAGACGGAGCAGTGTTTGGCGGTGCTCTTGGTGAGGTCTACGGCGAGAAAATCGTTAAGATCATGGATCTTGCCATTAAAACCGGCGTTCCACTGATCGGTATTAATGAAGGTGCAGGCGCTCGTATTCAAGAGGGCGTTGTATCCCTTGGCCTTTACTCCAAGATCTTCTACCGCAACACCCTCGCTTCCGGCGTTATCCCACAGATCTCGCTCATCATGGGTGCTTGTGCAGGTGGCCACGTGTACTCCCCTGCCCTCACCGACTTCATCATCATGGTGGACAAAACCTCCAAGATGTTCATCACCGGACCAGACGTGATCAAGACGGTCACCGGCGAAGAAGTCACACAAGAGGAGCTCGGTGGTGCACACACCCACATGGCCACCTCTGGTACCTCTCATTACACCGCATCCGACGATGCTGATGCCCTCGACTGGGTTCGTGACCTCGTAGGCTTCTTGCCTTCCAACAACCGCGCAGAAGCCCCTCGCGAGCCCGCCGAGATCATGGTGGGCTCCATCAAGGAGAACATCACCGACTCCGATCTCGAGCTGGACACGATCATCCCTGATTCCCCTAATCAGCCATACGACATGAAGGACGTGATCACTCGCATTCTTGATGATGGCGATTTCTTCGAGATCCAGGAAAACTACGCAGGCAATATCATTGTCGGCTTCGGCCGCGTCGAAGGACGCAGCGTTGGTATTGTTGCTAACCAGCCAACCGAGTTCGCTGGCTGCCTCGACATCAAGGCCGCTGAGAAGGCTGCTCGTTTTATCCGCACCTGCGATGCGTTTAATGTTCCGATCATCGAATTCGTTGACGTACCTGGCTTCCTACCAGGCACCAGCCAAGAATACGACGGAATCATTCGCCGTGGTGCTAAGCTCCTTTATGCCTACTCCGAGGCAACCGTCGGCAAGATCACTGTGATTACCCGCAAGTCCTACGGTGGCGCTTACTGCGTGATGGGTTCGAAGGACATGGGCGCTGACCTCGTCTTGGCATGGCCAACCGCACAGATCGCTGTCATGGGTGCCGCTGGTGCCGTGGGATTCATCTACCGCAAGGAAATCAAGGCCGCTGCTGCCGAGGGCAAGGACATGCTCGCTGTAGCTAAGGAATACGAGCGCGAGTACGAAGAAACTTTGGTCAACCCTTACATGGCAGCTGAGCGTGGCTATGTCGACGCCGTTATTCCACCAAGCGAAACCCGTGGTCAGATCATCGAAGGCCTCCGCCTTTTGGACCGCAAGGTTGTTAACGTTCCTGCAAAGAAGCACGGCAACATTCCGCTGTAA
- a CDS encoding substrate-binding domain-containing protein gives MSDISQPTVENAEKSPTWRRGRQSITLKDIAADTGLSISTVSRALARNPVISESTRSVVEEAAARLNYRPNAQAKALRSQKSNTIGIVLPNIRNPYFNQLASAIQEAASLKGYCCMMANSAESPELINSALDILNSQQVDGIIVVPHVQSAQQITTITEQGTPIVAADRTVTHNAVPSVTSDPLPAMKEALRMLSLNPGAAIGYLAGPQDTSTGRERLEAITSIKSELGIPSPDVYFGGYSSEAGFAGTHELLDRGVNSILTGDMMMTVGAIQAIYARGLRIGKDVALIGYDNTPAFMLQERPITTIDQQVDDMGQRAFDMLYSHMNNGERATSCVIPTTLALRASHSLAV, from the coding sequence ATGAGTGACATCTCTCAACCAACAGTTGAGAACGCAGAGAAATCACCTACATGGCGCAGAGGGCGACAAAGCATCACCCTAAAAGACATTGCCGCCGACACTGGCTTGTCTATCAGTACCGTGTCGCGCGCGCTAGCCCGTAACCCCGTTATCTCCGAATCAACCCGCAGCGTAGTCGAAGAAGCAGCTGCTAGGCTCAACTATCGGCCAAATGCTCAGGCAAAGGCGCTCCGCAGCCAAAAGTCCAACACTATTGGCATTGTCCTGCCAAATATCCGCAACCCTTACTTCAACCAGCTAGCATCAGCTATTCAAGAAGCCGCAAGTCTTAAGGGCTACTGCTGCATGATGGCTAACTCAGCGGAATCGCCCGAGCTTATTAACAGTGCTTTGGATATTCTCAACAGCCAGCAGGTTGACGGCATCATCGTAGTCCCCCACGTTCAGTCTGCTCAACAAATCACTACCATTACAGAACAAGGCACACCCATCGTTGCAGCCGATCGAACAGTCACCCACAATGCGGTTCCATCCGTCACCTCTGATCCACTGCCAGCGATGAAAGAGGCTCTGCGAATGCTAAGCCTGAACCCAGGGGCGGCGATAGGATACCTTGCCGGGCCACAAGATACGTCGACAGGCAGGGAACGCCTCGAAGCGATCACGTCAATCAAGAGCGAACTGGGAATTCCTTCCCCTGACGTTTATTTTGGCGGCTACTCCAGCGAGGCCGGTTTTGCTGGTACGCACGAGCTCCTCGATCGCGGAGTCAATAGCATTTTGACCGGCGATATGATGATGACGGTCGGCGCGATTCAGGCGATCTACGCCCGTGGACTTCGCATCGGTAAGGATGTGGCGTTGATCGGCTACGACAACACCCCAGCGTTTATGCTCCAAGAGCGGCCTATTACCACCATTGACCAGCAGGTCGATGACATGGGACAACGCGCATTCGACATGCTTTACTCGCATATGAATAACGGCGAACGAGCAACGTCATGCGTCATCCCGACAACGCTTGCGCTGCGGGCTTCCCATTCGTTGGCGGTGTAG
- a CDS encoding DUF3151 domain-containing protein has protein sequence MTAFNDMLAPLPVQLPQDPALDGMDLEAVTATTALEHPESPSVWAQLAHKALATAHSDEQRAIAYAYARTAYHRSLDRLRANGWKGWGPVPFAHEPNQGVLRAIAALALASQKIGDTAEYERCRQMLLDADQSCVDTLLPPA, from the coding sequence ATGACAGCTTTTAACGATATGCTCGCTCCCTTACCCGTTCAGCTTCCGCAAGACCCAGCGCTTGACGGCATGGATCTCGAAGCAGTCACTGCTACGACCGCCCTTGAACACCCCGAAAGCCCATCCGTGTGGGCACAACTCGCACACAAAGCCCTTGCAACAGCGCACAGTGATGAGCAACGCGCCATCGCCTACGCCTACGCACGAACCGCCTACCACCGCAGCCTCGATCGCCTCCGCGCCAACGGTTGGAAAGGTTGGGGGCCAGTGCCATTTGCACACGAGCCAAACCAAGGCGTGCTGCGTGCTATTGCCGCGCTTGCCTTAGCCTCACAAAAAATTGGCGACACCGCCGAATACGAGCGATGCCGCCAGATGCTTCTCGACGCCGACCAGAGCTGCGTCGATACGCTGCTTCCACCAGCCTAA
- a CDS encoding acyltransferase family protein — protein MPQPKTQQSSRPSTTKYRYDLDGLRGIAIAFVVIFHVFVGRVSGGVDVFLLLSGYFFLGSQLRYAAKPNASLNPWWPLWRTIRRLLPALMVVLMSTVLIIESAIPELRTTNVADQVLASVGYYQNWELSAQGSAYGAASSVVSPLQHLWSMSVQGQFYLAAIAFALFVSVVLKLRRRRGHEAERVRHLAGIPLIAVTVASLSYAVYLHPVDQPLNYYSTWSRVWELTLGAVLVLYADKIRFSRVVGVVLTYLGLAMVLTTGLLFDGAQVFPGPGALYPLGGAAMVILGQGHGAGWMKSRFMLWLGSIAYPLYLWHWPLLIMSTIYLGLDRPSTGLGISVIAVSVVLAHLTHKLIEEPFKQHAKRPERQARRVRSAAATLRKATGATRALAGVVVLALCGTALWIPSVWQKEVQALSKTQLDPVLYPGAMALVGGRVPQVKFAPDPYVLANSLSPAWTDGCMSELDDDPTKIANDNFGEEYCVYGDKNAKKVAYVIGGSHAEQWMAALDQIGRDHGLKIIPIVRQGCPAFATEEDGVFSDDCATFNKVMLEKVRKDKPDLVISNSTRPLLEKLRGLDEVPESYRTLWAVLEKEKIPFIGLRDNPWFLDKDGQAWPLSQCIASGGSIMECGKPREEIYSPVDPAARFLKSKTMISIDTADWFCPNGFCPGVIGNIYVYRDGNHISDAYALSLVPLLWEKMEPVVSQL, from the coding sequence GTGCCGCAACCTAAAACTCAACAATCTTCTAGGCCTTCGACTACTAAATACCGCTATGACCTTGATGGTCTACGCGGTATTGCTATTGCATTCGTGGTCATCTTCCACGTGTTTGTGGGCCGTGTGTCGGGTGGCGTGGATGTTTTCCTCTTGCTGTCGGGCTATTTTTTCCTTGGTTCGCAGCTGCGTTATGCCGCTAAACCGAATGCCAGCTTGAACCCGTGGTGGCCGTTGTGGCGAACGATTCGTCGACTCCTTCCAGCACTCATGGTGGTGCTGATGTCTACGGTGCTGATTATTGAGTCAGCGATCCCCGAGCTTCGCACCACAAATGTTGCGGATCAGGTGCTGGCTAGCGTGGGGTATTACCAAAACTGGGAGTTAAGTGCGCAGGGCTCTGCCTATGGTGCAGCCTCCAGTGTGGTCAGTCCGTTGCAGCATCTGTGGTCGATGTCTGTGCAGGGACAGTTTTATCTGGCGGCGATTGCGTTCGCCCTGTTTGTATCTGTGGTGTTGAAGCTGCGGCGTCGACGCGGCCATGAAGCCGAGCGGGTGCGTCATTTGGCCGGTATTCCGCTGATCGCGGTGACGGTGGCGTCGTTGAGCTATGCGGTGTACTTGCATCCGGTGGATCAGCCACTGAATTATTATTCCACGTGGTCGCGTGTGTGGGAGCTGACGCTCGGCGCGGTACTTGTGTTGTACGCCGATAAGATTCGGTTCAGTCGCGTCGTGGGCGTGGTGTTGACATACCTAGGCCTAGCGATGGTGTTGACCACCGGCTTGCTTTTCGACGGCGCCCAAGTATTCCCAGGTCCTGGCGCTTTATATCCTCTGGGCGGCGCTGCAATGGTCATCCTTGGGCAAGGCCACGGCGCTGGCTGGATGAAGAGCCGTTTCATGCTGTGGCTTGGTTCGATCGCGTACCCGTTGTACCTGTGGCACTGGCCGCTGTTGATTATGTCCACGATTTATCTTGGACTCGATCGTCCAAGTACTGGACTCGGTATCTCGGTGATTGCGGTGTCGGTCGTTTTGGCACACCTGACGCACAAGCTCATCGAGGAACCTTTCAAACAGCATGCCAAACGCCCCGAACGCCAAGCGCGTCGAGTGCGTAGTGCGGCAGCGACGTTGCGTAAGGCAACGGGGGCTACGCGTGCGCTCGCCGGCGTAGTGGTTCTTGCGCTGTGCGGGACAGCATTGTGGATTCCTTCCGTATGGCAAAAGGAAGTACAGGCGCTGTCGAAGACTCAGCTGGATCCGGTGCTGTATCCGGGTGCGATGGCGTTGGTTGGCGGGCGTGTGCCGCAGGTGAAGTTTGCGCCGGATCCCTATGTTTTGGCTAATAGTTTGTCACCAGCGTGGACGGACGGCTGCATGTCGGAGCTTGACGACGACCCCACGAAGATCGCGAACGACAACTTCGGCGAGGAATACTGTGTTTATGGCGACAAGAATGCCAAGAAGGTTGCCTATGTGATCGGTGGTTCCCATGCGGAGCAGTGGATGGCTGCGTTGGATCAGATCGGTCGCGATCATGGTCTGAAGATTATTCCGATTGTGCGTCAGGGTTGTCCTGCGTTTGCCACGGAAGAAGACGGTGTATTTAGCGATGACTGTGCGACTTTTAACAAGGTCATGCTGGAGAAGGTCCGTAAGGATAAGCCTGATCTGGTGATTTCTAATTCCACGCGTCCGTTGCTGGAGAAGCTGCGCGGTTTGGACGAGGTTCCAGAAAGCTATCGCACGCTGTGGGCGGTTCTAGAAAAAGAAAAGATTCCGTTTATTGGTTTGCGGGATAATCCGTGGTTCTTGGATAAAGATGGCCAAGCGTGGCCCCTATCGCAGTGTATTGCAAGCGGTGGCAGCATAATGGAATGTGGTAAGCCGCGGGAGGAAATTTATTCTCCTGTGGATCCCGCGGCACGTTTCTTGAAGTCCAAGACGATGATCTCTATTGACACCGCCGACTGGTTCTGCCCGAATGGTTTTTGCCCCGGTGTGATCGGCAATATCTATGTTTATCGCGATGGCAACCACATTTCCGATGCCTACGCGTTGAGTCTTGTCCCACTGTTGTGGGAGAAGATGGAACCAGTGGTCTCCCAGCTTTAG
- a CDS encoding Cj0069 family protein yields the protein MHKSIVVFEVEGGNDKQFNGHRKDTLPIVDAIKEKGWHAEVVFYRPEWSEGLFEYVSQNFDGYISRVNPGNIPGGEKGYFDLLTKLSEAGLVGMSTPAEMMAYGAKDALVKLNDTDLVPSDTAAYYDVETFHNTFPTSLSYGERVLKQNRGSTGSGIWRVQLEDKELAASVAPGTALPLDTKLRCTEAVDNHTEIRELGEFMNFCDQYIVGDNGMLVDMRFMPRIVEGEIRILMVGPHPVFVVHKKPAAGGDNFSATLFSGAKYTYDKPEAWQELVDMFAAARPVIAEKLGGDNIPLIWTADFMLADGENGEDTYVLGEINCSCVGFTSELDMGIQELVAQEAVERVEKKHA from the coding sequence TTGCACAAGAGCATTGTTGTCTTCGAGGTCGAAGGCGGAAACGATAAGCAGTTTAACGGTCACCGTAAAGACACGCTTCCTATCGTTGATGCCATCAAGGAAAAGGGCTGGCACGCTGAGGTTGTGTTCTACCGTCCTGAGTGGAGCGAAGGCCTGTTCGAGTATGTTTCTCAGAACTTCGACGGCTACATTTCTCGTGTTAACCCAGGCAACATTCCTGGCGGCGAGAAGGGCTACTTTGATCTGCTGACCAAGCTGTCTGAGGCTGGCCTTGTGGGTATGTCTACCCCAGCTGAGATGATGGCTTATGGCGCAAAGGACGCCTTGGTCAAGCTCAATGACACTGATTTGGTTCCTTCCGATACCGCTGCTTACTACGACGTGGAGACCTTCCACAACACCTTCCCAACCTCGCTTTCTTATGGTGAGCGCGTTCTCAAGCAAAACCGTGGCTCCACGGGTTCGGGCATCTGGCGTGTGCAGCTTGAAGACAAGGAGCTTGCTGCGTCGGTAGCACCAGGTACTGCGTTGCCACTGGATACCAAGCTGCGCTGCACCGAGGCGGTTGATAACCACACCGAGATCCGTGAGCTCGGTGAGTTCATGAACTTCTGTGACCAGTACATCGTCGGCGACAACGGCATGCTCGTTGATATGCGCTTCATGCCTCGCATTGTCGAGGGCGAAATCCGCATCTTGATGGTTGGCCCACACCCCGTCTTCGTGGTGCACAAAAAGCCGGCCGCTGGTGGCGACAACTTCTCAGCAACCTTGTTCTCCGGCGCAAAGTACACCTACGACAAGCCAGAGGCATGGCAGGAGCTCGTCGACATGTTCGCAGCTGCTCGCCCTGTGATCGCTGAAAAGCTTGGTGGCGACAACATCCCGCTGATCTGGACCGCAGACTTCATGCTCGCTGATGGCGAGAACGGCGAGGACACCTACGTTCTCGGCGAGATCAACTGCTCATGCGTGGGCTTCACCTCTGAGCTGGACATGGGCATCCAGGAGCTCGTTGCTCAGGAAGCCGTCGAGCGCGTGGAAAAGAAGCACGCATAA
- a CDS encoding acetyl/propionyl/methylcrotonyl-CoA carboxylase subunit alpha translates to MSVEQKKITKVLIANRGEIAVRVIRAARDAGIASVAVYAEPDADAPFVSMADEAFALGGQTSAESYLVFDKILDAAKKSGADAIHPGYGFLSENGDFAEAVINAGLIWIGPSPQSIRDLGDKVTARHIALKAEAPMAPGTKEPVKDASEVVAFAEEHGLPIAIKAAFGGGGRGMKVAYTMDEVADLYESATREAVAAFGRGECFVERYLDKARHVECQVIADMHGNVVVAGTRDCSLQRRFQKLVEEAPAPFLTDDQRTRLHESAKAICKEAGYYGAGTVEYLVGSDGLISFLEVNTRLQVEHPVTEVTTGLDLVREQFRIAEGKELHIKQDPTPRGHAFEFRINGEDAGSNFMPAPGKVTKYIEPSGPGVRMDSGIVEGSVIGGQFDSMLAKLIVFGETRDEALQRASRALNEYVVEGMPTVLPFHRHIVENPAFIGDGEKFEVYTKWIEEEWNNPIEPYVDPTDVDDEEAALPSQKVVVEIDGRRVEIALPGDLALGGGAGAPKKKAKKRRAGGSKAAISGDAVAAPMQGTVIKINAEEGAEVAEGDTVVVLEAMKMENPVKAHKSGVVTGLAIAAGEGVTKGQVLLEIKDA, encoded by the coding sequence GTGTCTGTGGAACAGAAGAAGATCACTAAGGTGCTCATCGCAAACCGCGGTGAGATCGCCGTCCGCGTTATCCGTGCAGCCCGCGATGCCGGCATCGCCAGCGTCGCCGTGTACGCAGAGCCCGATGCAGACGCTCCTTTCGTCTCCATGGCTGACGAGGCATTTGCACTAGGTGGCCAAACCTCCGCCGAGTCCTACCTTGTCTTTGACAAGATCCTCGACGCGGCCAAGAAATCCGGCGCCGACGCCATCCACCCAGGCTATGGCTTCCTCTCTGAAAACGGCGACTTCGCCGAAGCAGTTATCAATGCAGGCCTGATCTGGATCGGCCCATCGCCGCAGTCCATCCGCGACCTCGGCGACAAAGTCACCGCACGCCACATCGCGCTTAAAGCCGAAGCACCTATGGCACCAGGCACCAAAGAGCCAGTCAAAGACGCCTCCGAGGTCGTCGCCTTCGCAGAAGAACACGGACTTCCCATCGCTATTAAGGCAGCATTCGGCGGCGGCGGACGCGGCATGAAAGTTGCCTACACCATGGATGAAGTAGCCGACCTCTACGAATCCGCAACCCGCGAGGCAGTGGCAGCCTTCGGTCGCGGCGAATGCTTCGTCGAGCGTTACCTCGACAAAGCACGCCACGTCGAGTGCCAAGTCATCGCAGATATGCACGGCAACGTTGTTGTCGCAGGCACCCGCGACTGCTCCCTCCAGCGCCGATTCCAAAAGCTCGTCGAAGAAGCACCAGCCCCATTCCTTACCGACGACCAGCGCACCCGCCTTCACGAATCCGCCAAAGCCATCTGTAAAGAAGCTGGTTACTACGGTGCCGGCACCGTAGAGTACCTCGTCGGCTCCGACGGACTGATCTCCTTCCTTGAGGTCAACACCCGCCTCCAGGTGGAACACCCCGTCACCGAGGTCACCACCGGCCTCGACTTGGTACGCGAGCAATTCCGCATCGCAGAAGGCAAAGAACTCCACATCAAACAAGACCCAACCCCTCGTGGACACGCCTTCGAATTCCGAATCAACGGCGAAGACGCAGGCTCAAACTTCATGCCCGCACCAGGCAAGGTCACCAAGTACATCGAGCCTTCCGGCCCAGGTGTGCGCATGGACTCCGGTATCGTCGAAGGCTCCGTCATCGGCGGCCAATTCGACTCCATGCTCGCCAAGCTCATCGTCTTCGGAGAAACCCGTGACGAAGCACTCCAACGCGCATCCCGCGCTCTTAATGAGTACGTCGTCGAAGGCATGCCTACCGTCTTGCCATTCCACCGCCACATCGTGGAAAACCCAGCCTTCATCGGCGACGGCGAAAAATTCGAGGTCTACACCAAGTGGATCGAAGAAGAGTGGAACAACCCTATCGAGCCATACGTCGACCCAACAGATGTGGATGATGAAGAAGCAGCACTGCCATCCCAGAAAGTTGTCGTGGAAATCGACGGCCGCCGCGTAGAAATCGCACTACCAGGCGACCTCGCACTCGGCGGCGGAGCAGGTGCACCAAAGAAGAAAGCCAAGAAGCGCCGCGCAGGTGGCTCCAAGGCTGCCATCTCTGGCGACGCTGTTGCAGCACCAATGCAGGGCACCGTCATCAAGATCAACGCCGAAGAAGGCGCCGAAGTAGCTGAAGGCGACACCGTCGTCGTCCTCGAAGCAATGAAGATGGAAAACCCCGTCAAGGCACACAAGTCCGGTGTTGTCACCGGCCTAGCCATCGCTGCCGGCGAAGGTGTGACCAAGGGCCAAGTTCTCCTCGAAATCAAAGACGCCTAA
- a CDS encoding Maf family protein: protein MNIVLASSSPSRLSILRSAGVEPLVCPADVDEDALLDSLVERSPADKVAALAQAKAEAIAGDYPDDVVIGGDSMLLLDGALQGKPHTVDKTIERWKQQHGKTAELITGHCVITPRGRYVETSTTTVTFAHADDADIEAYARTGEPLQCAGAFTLEAIGGWFIDSITGDPSSVIGLSLPVVRRALYAAGYNVSEFWNNN from the coding sequence ATGAATATCGTGCTCGCCTCATCTTCTCCATCTCGGTTATCAATTCTGCGCAGCGCTGGTGTCGAACCACTCGTGTGCCCCGCAGATGTTGATGAAGACGCCCTGCTGGATTCCCTTGTAGAGCGTAGCCCTGCTGATAAAGTCGCCGCCTTGGCGCAGGCCAAGGCCGAGGCTATTGCTGGCGACTACCCCGATGATGTAGTCATTGGGGGTGATTCCATGCTGCTGCTTGATGGGGCCCTTCAAGGAAAACCGCACACCGTAGATAAGACTATTGAACGGTGGAAACAACAGCATGGTAAAACCGCTGAACTCATTACCGGCCATTGTGTGATCACCCCGCGCGGTCGGTATGTAGAAACCTCCACAACGACTGTCACGTTTGCCCACGCCGACGATGCCGATATTGAAGCCTATGCGCGTACCGGCGAGCCCTTGCAGTGTGCGGGTGCTTTTACGCTCGAGGCCATCGGTGGTTGGTTTATCGACTCCATTACTGGCGATCCATCCAGCGTTATCGGGTTGTCGCTGCCGGTGGTACGTCGTGCGCTATATGCGGCAGGCTACAACGTCAGCGAATTCTGGAACAATAACTAA